From the genome of Colletotrichum higginsianum IMI 349063 chromosome 4, whole genome shotgun sequence, one region includes:
- a CDS encoding SnoaL-like polyketide cyclase: MEEYEAPCFSHESMLTPPPESPNHKASEFPGLAQELNPHNTPAAAAAATAGEPRRKSRSPSSKRWNGDGKGIQVDIGARLREYLDCLNNRRFDVIGNYLADTLERNNRTQTREEHIDRLRSRVEALASFRIKIDTLLVDKKARAVAVRYINRVALADAMMFVDKPGTTYEFDEQCFVWFDAQGKIARMLTLQDNDGIRLQTPEAAVTPRFLTRSTPREPVDLAAVYRRYIASVNHGTTAAEFPRCCRREVRHNDRVMPLEEYRRGVEGSREAISGLRFEIQELLVDDETQQVAARLQITGTPVAEFAGARPNGKAVKFHEHCMYRFDKGKIALVWATMELDAYRRQLEERPERRKSSMLGIN, translated from the coding sequence ATGGAGGAATACGAGGCGCCATGCTTCTCCCACGAGAGCATGCTCACGCCGCCACCCGAGTCCCCCAACCACAAGGCCTCCGAGTTCCCCGGCCTCGCCCAAGAGCTCAACCCTCACAAtacccccgccgccgccgccgccgccactgccGGCGAGCCGCGACGCAAGAGCAGGAGCCCGTCTTCGAAGCGGTGgaacggcgacggcaagggAATTCAGGTCGACATTGGCGCCCGCCTGCGCGAGTACCTCGACTGCCTCAACAACCGCCGGTTCGACGTCATCGGCAACTACCTCGCCGACACCCTCGAGCGCAACAACCGCACCCAGACCCGCGAGGAGCACATCGACCGGCTGCGCTCGcgcgtcgaggccctcgccagCTTCCGCATCAAGATCGACACCCTGCTCGTCGACAAGAaggcccgcgccgtcgccgtgcgCTACATCAAccgcgtcgccctcgccgacgccatgaTGTTCGTCGACAAGCCCGGCACGACGTACGAGTTCGACGAGCAGTGCTTCGTCTGGTTCGACGCCCAGGGCAAGATCGCCCGCATGCTCACGCTGCAGGACAACGACGGCATCCGCCTGCAGacgcccgaggccgccgtcacgCCGCGCTTCCTCACGCGCAGCACGCCGCGGGAGCCCgtcgacctggccgccgtGTACCGCCGGTACATCGCGAGCGTCAACCACGGCACCACGGCCGCCGAGTTCCCGCGCTGCTGCCGGCGCGAGGTGCGGCACAACGACCGCGTCATGCCGCTCGAGGAGTACCggcgcggcgtcgagggcagcCGGGAGGCCATCTCGGGCCTGCGCTTCGAGATCCAGGAgctgctcgtcgacgacgagacgcaGCAGGTCGCCGCGCGGCTGCAGATCACGGGCACGCCGGTGGCCGAGTTCGCCGGCGCGCGGCCCAACGGCAAGGCCGTCAAGTTCCACGAGCACTGCATGTACCGCTTCGACAAGGGCAAGATCGCGCTCGTGTGGGCGACGATGGAGCTGGACGCGTACCGCAGGCAGCTCGAGGAGCGTCCGGAGCGGCGGAAGTCGTCCATGCTGGGCATCAACTGA
- a CDS encoding Glycosyl hydrolase family 61 codes for MKFSATLVALAAASAEAHYTFGRLVYGGTTYPEWQSVRKTLNFYTNGPTDGVSSTQIRCYEADAKDRGAVATVPVTAGSTIGFAANGVVGHPGPASLWMAKVPAGKTAATWDGSGAVWFKIHHERPTVTSSGLEWASFNSQVLSAKIPSCIASGEYLVRVEHIGLHGAATEGGAQFYVACAQVSVSGGGSTIPTGLVSFPGAYKSTDPGILFQLYWPTPTSYTNPGPAPFTC; via the exons ATGAAGTTCTCTGCTACCCTCGTGGCCTTGGCCGCAGCCTCGGCCGAAGCCCATT ACACCTTTGGCCGGCTCGTGTACGGCGGCACGACGTACCCCGAGTGGCAGAGCGTGCGCAAGACGCTCAACTTCTACACCAACGGGCCGACGGACGGCGTCTCGTCGACGCAGATCCGCTGCTACGAGGCGGACGCCAAGGACAGGGGCGCGGTGGCGACGGTGCCCGTGacggcgggctcgacgaTCGGGTTCGCGGCCAACGGGGTCGTGGGACACCCGGGGCCGGCGAGCCTGTGGATGGCCAAGGTGCCGGcggggaagacggcggcgacgtgggaCGGCAGTGGGGCTGTGTGGTTCAAGATTCACCACGAGCGGCCAACGGTCACGAGCAGCGGGCTGGAGTGGGCCTCATTCA ACAGCCAAGTGCTCTCGGCCAAGATCCCGTCTTGCATCGCGTCGGGCGAATACCTCGTCCGGGTCGAGCACATCGGGCTGCAcggggcggcgacggagggCGGGGCGCAGTTCTACGTGGCGTGCGCGCAGGTGTCGGTGTCGGGCGGCGGGAGCACCATCCCGACAGGCCTCGTGTCGTTCCCCGGTGCGTACAAGTCGACGGACCCGGGGATCCTGTTCCAGCTGTactggccgacgccgacgagctaCACGAACCCGGGACCGGCCCCGTTCACCTGCTGA